In Thermus caldifontis, one genomic interval encodes:
- a CDS encoding glycosyltransferase: protein MRISVVIPAHNEETLLPGALQAVLQQTLPPFEVIVVDNASTDRTREVAEALGVRVVYCARKGVAYARQAGLLAARGEWVAMTDADSLPLPTWLQSLAHRAEGAVALYGPLRFYGVSPWAGVVSEWGYRAFLNLMAFLGRPNLAGANMMVLKEAALKVGGFPEVEAREDVLLGWRLRQIGKVRYVPEALVLTSPRRLKGGWGRFLAQQLRNLLGDSRGYFGEDGGRER from the coding sequence GTGCGCATCAGCGTGGTGATCCCGGCCCACAACGAAGAGACCCTATTGCCAGGAGCCTTGCAAGCGGTTTTGCAGCAAACCCTGCCTCCTTTTGAGGTGATCGTGGTGGACAATGCCTCCACCGACCGCACGCGGGAGGTGGCGGAGGCGCTTGGGGTACGGGTGGTGTACTGCGCCAGGAAAGGGGTGGCCTATGCCCGCCAGGCGGGACTACTGGCTGCCCGGGGGGAATGGGTGGCCATGACCGATGCCGATTCCCTGCCCCTTCCCACGTGGCTTCAGAGCCTGGCCCACCGTGCGGAAGGCGCAGTGGCCCTTTACGGACCCTTGCGCTTTTATGGGGTGTCGCCTTGGGCGGGCGTGGTTTCCGAGTGGGGCTACCGGGCCTTCCTGAACCTGATGGCCTTCTTGGGAAGACCCAACCTGGCCGGGGCCAACATGATGGTTCTGAAGGAGGCCGCCTTGAAGGTGGGAGGCTTCCCGGAGGTGGAAGCCAGGGAGGATGTGCTTTTGGGTTGGAGGCTTCGCCAGATAGGAAAAGTGCGGTATGTGCCCGAAGCCCTGGTCCTAACCTCGCCCAGAAGGTTAAAGGGGGGTTGGGGAAGGTTTTTGGCCCAACAGCTTAGAAATCTCTTGGGTGATTCTCGAGGGTACTTCGGGGAAGACGGGGGAAGGGAAAGATAA